CGGGAAAGTATACATCTGACGAGGAAGGCACATTAAACACGAAATGGTTACGATTTGTCATGACCGTTTAAATGGAGCGAACGTTTTGTATGAAAACTTTACAAATTGTATGATCAATGAAAGATACACTTTTCGTTTAGACTGTACCGttgtaattgatttatttttgtgaacaaattgctctttttttttcgttatgaatgtttattttcatgaaacttcatatcatatcatctcatttcatttcatttaatttcatcccagttaattatgtatcaaattaatcatcttcattttatttaatttcactccatattatcgttattcataaaaataagaatataaattaaaataagacatgacctaaaggtcttagttaccaggtcataaaatcccataaaaaaaattaaacttcgTTTGTATTAACCAGGACCATCTTCTTATTAAAATGCCTCTCTACTACTAGATATTTGTCATCAATAATGTAAGCTAGCCACGTTCGTCGCCAAGCAAAACAGCTGCTCCGCGCTGGCGACCCCGTCCATTGACATGTCATTAGCCAGGACTTGTTGCGTCTTCTGATGTGCCTCCTCTCTTGGACCTTACGCGTCATGATTAGTTGAAGCAATCTGTACCTATCATGTCGAAACAACTCCCCGAGATATCCACCGTCACGCTTTTTTATGGTCACATGATTTCTGGCGACATTTTTAGTCGCCGTACTGTCTCATTATTGGTTTATTTGCATTCCTCAAGGCGATTTTAGCAACAAATACTTCTAGACAcatctacatatgtatattctTCTTTGATGGGCCTTATACAACACCGCTATATAGAATGGCCAGATATAACTTTGGAGAATGCGTGCTCTTGATTTGACGTCGATTTATCGATCTCTCGTCCAAGTGTACCATCGACCTTGCTATTCCGAATCGACAAACTTCCGACATCCCATAATACCATAAAAGGACGAAGTTAAAATGACTTCTTGATACAACTTTCGTCACTCGTGATACTCACAATCTTATTAGACATGATGAGTACCACTAGCACGATCGTGACTCAGTTTTTGTATTTGCAAGGCTTTAGCATTGCTTTGCTTAAAGGCATGCAGATCTGAccctatattaaaaaattaggaTAGAATGATTTGTAGGGATAGACAAGTTACCGGTAATTGTTTTTGTCCGATTTTCTGATGATGCACTTGCAGCCAGGTTTTATCCCTAGAGCGGCATGATTTTAGGGGcggtaaaatttttgaaattccAAAATTTCAGAGACGGTATAAAGTAAAGACGGTTGGTTAGTCTCCTTTGAAAATGAGTTCAgatcaatttttataattttctttatatttttattttaaattttcaaataataatattggttCAATATTAATAGACAGGGCCAAGGGCGACATCAAGCCTCAATTCGTCATTGCTTGCAGTCACATTATGTTCCTATTCCCAATGCAATACGTGaggcaccaaaaaaaaaaaagactgttcTGGAAAATTTAATCACACATGTAATATCATATGAACGCACGTGGCTTTATGCAAATGGCATCGTGTTCATTCGACCGCATTAAAATTCATAGATGGCGGAAGCGCGCACGCGAGGTCGCCGGGTCGCCGTTATCGGCACGCGCCATTGTCCCGGACCGGCTACCGAGTCACCGGGGGCGAACTACTGACACCGTAAATCAatggatttatattatattatttacactagatgatgaccgagctttgctcgttttttttttttgataacgccatcttgttgtgtctttaaagcggttagttgccctcaattaagaaaaatagtattattattcgccaatagatgtcgggaagagttgattattgaaaacacgaataaaacaacattttctgaaaataaatcgtaactagatcgatttatcgcccccgaaatcacctgtatactaaattttatgaaaatcgttggagccgtttccgagattcagattatatacatgtatattaatatacaagaattgctcgtttaaaggtataagataagatacaaAGAATGATCAAAATTTACGTTAAGCAGTTTGTTGATGTAGTTCGcagtaatacaatttttttttcccctgatagccttgagaggccatttcagggTTACCaaagcgtgtaggtgagctcccggGGCTCAAGCCCTaagttgctagcactggccctatcaagtgcagcgcttcgcagaatctttaTTTGAAgttgtcatggcctaaaggataagacgtccggtgcattcgtatctattcgtatctgttcgaatcccgcagccgtgtacaaatttttgtaaagaactacgtatttaacaaatgttcacgattgacttctacagtGTAGgagtatcgtgtaataaaaatcaaacccgtaaaattatactttgcgtaattactggtggtaggacctcttgtgagttcgcacgggtaggtaccaaccaccactCCGCccacttctgccgtgaagcagtaatgcgtttcggtttgaaaggtagggcagccgtggTTGACTGCGCGATTTAAATACTGGCACAGCCGCATCACTCGGGTTAGCCGAGACATAGACATTAGAAAGTGAACGCAATGCGCCTTAACACaagtaaaaattcaatttaccGTCATAAATAACATCCGCAGTTTTGTTGACGCTGTCACgaaaaagaatatattttatttaaagtgtcACGTAATTATTCCAAAGATAATAAAACCGTGTGCCGtggaagtgttttttttttttttcgaaataaaagGTAACATAATGTCAAGCACGTCACTCTCCTGACCTAAAACTGTCggcttaaaaaaatcatgtcagTAAGTTTCTTCACACAgacacaaacaaacacacttttaGGTTTATAATATTCAATATGGTTAACGCACAGTATATGCGATTACCTATAAACACAACCTGAACCCATGACACAAGGTTGAAGTATTCAAAGGGGAATGTATTGCTCTGATATTACAATAACATAACgacataataacaatataattacaataattatatttcaaaaaataatatttcactaAGTACATCGATTTGTTTATAGtaagactagcttttgcccgcgactccgtccgcgtggaacagtttggcataacgctaaattttaccccccacttcatttacgtagaaagtgaaaatattttaaaacattctttattagtgctccaCTTTTAGCGGCCTTACCGTGATATTATATAGCCTTATATCCTTCCTCAGTATATGggctaacactgaaataatttttcaaatcgggccagtagttcctgagattagcgcgttcaaacaaacaaactcttcagctttataatattagtataaataaaatccattatttatttctttatttcttttctattacttcattatttctttcattattcattattaaaaaaaaaccataacgaAATGTTGGAGCGAACATCCAAAGCGAACGAAATCagacattaacaaaaaaatgtttttaaaaaaaaaacaatgtgccTCCAACAATCCTtcatgaataaaacaaataatctggattccaaaaagtattttattcgagaaaataaattcttaaaaaCTAAATCCCTACGTGATTACGTAACACGTGTTCACATAGAGAaaccaaaatataaatttaatattcagaCTTAATTATCCTTTTTAAGAGCTCTGTCAGAGTCACATTGTCTTTTAAAAAACAGCCAATAatgttaaaatacatataaaaactaaatattgaatttttcgaaatgtttttttttattgcccttgtaggcagacgagcgcacggcccacctgatggtgagtggttaccgtcacccatggacttcagcaatgccaggggcagtgccaagccgctgcctacaaagccTGCCTGCCTGTTCTCACCTCTAATAATTACCCTTCCAACAGACTGGTTCAGTGCAACTATTACTGCCCAGTTTTAACGCGATAAACATTGCTCTAACAATATCCTCTAGAGCACTGCATTTTTACTAATACAAAACATTCGGataaataaaatcctttttgtttttattgcatagattgatggacgtgctcacggcccaacCGGTGTTAAGGgcttatcggagcccatagacgtgaacaacgtaaatgccaccaccttgagTCACGAGTTCCcaatctcagttttacagtacaagggCTGCTACAcatttcaaacagaaacgcattactgcttcagggcagaaataggcagacagTAGTAACTATCCGTCACAACACGCCCTATCAACAGTTAAGTAATATGTGCTCACTTTAGAACGTACTAACTCTCCTCCGAATCACGAAGACCCCACCAAAAAATAAATTCGTTACAAAATGCAAATTAATTTTCccatttctaataaaaaacaacaaagccACGACTATTGTGCCTATTACAGATCATACTTTGTGTGACGTTTGACCATAGACCAAACCAAAATCAGGGATAAGTATGCGTTCACATTGTGATATCTGTGCCGTTCGAATGCGGATCTGTGAAAGTCGTATAATCTATACCACTAGAAAAAACCGGTCAatgtatttagaaaaaaattaagcaaACGAATATAACGATTCTGAATATGACTTAATTAaatgggtttttatttttaaagaataaGAACATTCTCAGCCAGggctatgcttttttttattttatttttttcagccAGCATCGAGGCAAaggtctctctctctcttcttaTATGACTACTAAAGCATATTCGCAACTGCCTCAGTTTAATCTTATCAAAACATACGTAAATAGGCTATTGGTTTTTGTATataggtaaattaaaaatttttgtgGCCTCAACTGACGGCTCTAGTCCTCTTGGAAAGAGATCATCGATGTCATTGAACATCAGTCAAAGTCGGGACTAAGCCGCGTCTACCATAAAAACACTCATATTAAGCCTCATTTACAGAAAATGGTGATCAACCGCGTTCCTTTCCTACTTCTGTTAGTCTGAATGTATTTGCTATGAAACCCTGTGAATCAGTGTTGCCAGGATAAATACGAAATACTGTCCGAGTAAATACTGCAACTACAGAGACAACAGCAAATTTTAGTAGACcgttacttattattattatgagtttTCACTTTTACCGAATCAGGAAGCACCAGAAAGCGTGGTTTCCGAGAACGCCTACCATACgcctaatattattttatgattttaggGATACCAAATTTAGAATATCGAAAGTCGATAAAATCATTACTGATTTGCATCAAGAAACATCATCGCAATGCAATCGTAAATAGctacttataaaaataaaaatcatgaaAAGTAGCTTGGAACTTTCACACGACTCATATATCAAAATATGTCTTTATTCTTTTATATcacttaaatgttattttatatttttaaatctattttaagAAAAATCTAATTGTCTGCTTAAGAAAAACATGAGAAAGAAAAtaggaaaactaaaaaaaaattaaacatatgaCTTATCAAACCACTCGATCTATTAAGAATTATTTGACCGGCACATGCTATTGGAGAACCAAAAGTTTACCACGACTTGTGCGTTGTTCGTTGAGAGAAATTTGAAGACTAAAAAAGAATGTTTGAATAAACGCTAGACGTTTATTCAGTATAGCTTATTGAAGCCACGCAGGAAGAATGCAATTAAAATTACCACTAATGATATAATGAGTATTGCATACGTTTTCTTGCAGTCGTTGTTCGCAGCCTCCGCCGTTTTCGTCGTTATCTGTTGACAATTAAGACACGTTTTAAAATGAGTCAAATCGTAATAAAATCATGAATATATTTCAGTCTATTTTTTTTGTCTCAAGTGAAAAAATGTCAGTTATGTTAagttgaatatgcaatttcgaaaagggcacatctctgaaaatgtaaaatgttcaggaaatgataaaaactgattattttctaaagcagtgtaaaatataaaaatacatattaacttTTGCGATATATTGTAGTGTTAATtaacaattgaaaattactggaattattataaaatgggtgtaggtaagcatcaaaactacatgtgtatatgaaaaaacgtatttgacaaaatatgcgacatgtgcccttttcgaaattgcatattcagttAATTTCGTGCTTTCGTATGTCGTAAACTTTTCTTTGTCGTTTTATGACCTGATAACGATACCTTTAAGCcaatttaaacataattaaaactacctcTATGATCTAAGCATGACTATTcgaacaattaataaaaatatatttatttatactcttctttttttgttaactCCCACAAATAGTTACATCCAGTCTGTTtcagccgcgaagcagtaattcgaTACGGTCTGAAGGGAGTGATAGTCGTTACACTATACAATTAGGACTTAGATCTAATGTCTTAAACCACTCAACATAACCGTGAGCTCGTATACGATACTCTAGCGTCGGATACCCACTTGTCATTTTTTTCGCAAACCGAATAGTATTGCCAGAcaagaaaacaatttatttgcaGTGTTGCCAatcacaaatttaaaatttacgttTTTAATAGCTCAATTTTCACAATGTCTCTAAGGTTGATTATTGCTGGACTCGATTGCTGAACCAGGTGATGCAAGTACAAGGAGAAGAAGAAAATgtacattaattatattttatttcgtataaaatattgaattgattcTTATTACCCGGTGCAGGCTACACAACTGAAGTTACCAACATAATTAACATACCTTACTGCTGGGCGTATCATTAATCTTCTTATACTTGTAATACGATGTGAGGGTTATCTTGGAATGCTTCGCGAGTGCTTTGCTAACAGACGTCGCCTGTTCACGTCGCGCTAACGCCACGAACGCTGACGTATCATCGATGAATTGTACTGTTATTGGACCTGCATGATTTAGAAATCCTTCTTAAAAATGTTCAATACAGCTTTCAACAAACGTAAGTTTCTattgtttaatacattttaacaaAACCCTGTCAATCTGATTCGACCTTTTTAGTATTAAATCAGTCTACGTGTAAtgtcatttaattaattttcattattattgccATAATTTTTtgacctttaattataaactatATAAGTATGGTATATTAGGTAAatattgtgtattttataaatgaaacCACAAAAAGTTTTAATTCAATCTTCTATTTATTAGTCGAGTGCTATGAGGAAAGTTCTTGGTGTCAGATATTTATTCCAGTTTTCTACTGTACCAGATCAAATCACATTCAtaacttaatatttttctttttttttttcatctctaAAATACACTAAAGACTCTCTCTAAGTTATTTTTCTGTTATTATCAAGtcgttattataataataatgaaacgaATAAAACTTACCAAACGGACTAAATAGTTGCGTGATTTCATTCCTTTGCCACTCTCTGGGAAACGCCAAATGAAACACGTGGTCTCTGGGAGGCAGTGCTGCAAACGCAACAGAAATGTTAATTAATCATAATGCAACGAATAAAGAAAAAGCTCAAGTCATCGACACCGAGTAACATGAGTCTTTCGGACGGGATTTGGGAGGTTTTtgatgtttaaataataataataaaacttagtCACGATGCTTCTGATGTGGACTCTAAGTCTCAAAATTTTAAGTACAGGTTCGAGCAAGAaggattttaattaataaaaaaacctcgACAAGGCCAAAGGACAGGAAATCATGAGTTTATGagttaagttttaaataaaaatcaactactggaaacaaaaatttattaatttaactcaTTACCAAAATACGAGAATAATTTGCGAAATACAAAGTCTATTCTTTGCTTCTCGATAGGATAAGAAATAGTGTATAATGTCTGATTAACATATAAGATTAACATATATGGATATGCATAACTCCAAGACCGTTGAAGTATCGCCTGCTGATCTCAAGACCCCCCTGCTTGTTCTCAAAGTCTACATTTCCAGTACTCACGTTCCGGTCCCGCCAGGTTTATGAACGGCGAGTCCTGATGAGCCGTCCTGGACAGGAACACCTTGTTCAGGAAGGGCTTGATGAGCGGCGACGTGATGGACAGGAACCTTGTGGTGTCGTCGCCCCTCATGTTGGCGAGGTGCGAGTGCATGGCCAGGAAGCAGAGCCCCGTGACGTAGGCGTCGTAGCCGGCTTCGTGGTGCTTCTCGTGGAGTTGACTGTAACCTCGACCTTCATCGGACACTGCGGGGAAAACAATACATtcgaaacaaaaacattttttttttaaatcgctgTAGGTCAATAATTGTCAAtaaccaattattattttttacctaagctgatagccttgagagactatttcagcgtaaccttcggtccgcaggatcagaGAATGTATTGTGTTATACTTTGTTCTTAGTGTTATTaacttaatttattgcttatccccatagacacagcccattgagtttctcgccggatcttctcagtgggtcgcgtttcctatctggtggtagattctgcgaagcactgctcttgctagggttagtgttagcaacgtactcatgttagagccccgtgagttcacctactagttcggtgaatctagtaaaACCCGTCgatgttactagaataggtagaaaaaaaaaacaatttctggGGAAAACGGAAATGTGCAGTACCTTTAGAATTATGTATTGGTATCATTCACATAATCTTGGTAAACAAATTATTAAGAAATGACTTCTGTAGCTTACTTTGAGTTATAGGATAACAATTCAAACTATGTGTGACATATATATGCTACATGCTatgttatattatgtatatgctcattataaataatttcaaaaaatcaTCTCACCAACTTTAGGCAGAGAAAATGGCGCAGCTGACAGTGTTGCCAACAAATGTTTCAGAATGCTTGAATTCACCTTATCTTTAAATGGAGGCAAACTTGACATGTATTTTGTGTCTAAGATACTGAAAAATTAGttcttcaattaaaaaaaattacttaatttaatgaataaagttattgatttatttactcttcaactatttattttatggtATTAGTTTTAGTACTGTTGCATATTAGTTACATACTCTTATATTATTAATCTTATATTATTCTAATTCTATAGAATTCTATTctaaacttaattttatattatttaagttctATATAAGGTTAATGATCTTATTCAGTATAgaataaaaaacacttttaaaaaTCACTTTTTTAAGACAATATTATACAAATAGCTCATCTTCTTACTGTGGGAACATGCAGTGTGTAAACTCTTTGAACTGGGTGTATTCTGCAGGTAAAGGCTGGAAGAAATGATTCAATGTGTGCATTACGTCCAGTAACATGTTGTGTCCGACCACCAGTTTCtcctataaaaaaacattacagacaTCAAAACTACATTTCAAATAAGTCGCCATGGCCTAATGAATAAGAATATAACTCATATAGCTTTTTCAACTCACAGACTCGCTTATCATCCTAGCTACTTTTGAGAAGCCGACAGCATCTTCAAAATCTTCCCACTCTCGTTCCTTCTTTAGAGCATCATGGTTCTTGAGATCATCCTGTGACTTGACTctttttacatttaataatctgaaaaaatatcatgaataatttaattgcgCGGCTCATGGTCTAATTGCCGTTAAGTGTTTACGAGCAGCCTTATGCATCACAAAGTGAACGTCATCAACAACAAAGTAAAGTATTAATAGacatataaaaagtaaaaagatgTTCGGAATATCCAGGTACCACTAGTTGCAGTAGGTCAACCACGGTTACagtaaaattaaacattactTCCCAAAATAGGTGGCAGCGATCATGCTATAGGACCTATGGAATTCAGTATCCACTTAAAATTAGGTAAGCCCCTGGCTCATCTGTATTGTAATGTCCTATCATAACACTTCTACATTTAAGGGCACAGGTTATTGATTGATAATTCATAGCAGAAAAAACCTGCATAATTAAAGTTGATCTTAAAAGTGCAAAATTTTCAACTGTCACTATTATCCAAactctattattatcaaatcttTTGATCTTGTTTTCACAGATTTTTACtcttactttatttgttgcagcATTTCAAGAACCAGGTGTGAGGTATTTGCATATGAATTCAAGTGTAGATGTGTGACAACAAACCTTCATAATAGCATATTCAAAAGTGCAAGGCTAACctagtaaattatttaataaatagtgaACTATCACCTGTTTTTATTTTCTAGAATCTTAGTTTCGACCAAGATTTTGTCTTTAAAACGAGCTCTCAACTCTTGAAACAGTAATAATCTAACAAATGAATTACACTTGTCAATTTCCAT
The Bombyx mori chromosome 17, ASM3026992v2 DNA segment above includes these coding regions:
- the Parn gene encoding poly(A)-specific ribonuclease (The RefSeq protein has 7 substitutions compared to this genomic sequence); translation: MEVIRKNFKEALPLVAASVKKADFLVIDTEFTGIINGRDVSMFDTPEEYYKCTQRGSSEFLLIQFGLCAFHWNHKEKHYMNDAYNFYLFPRGSPGPDRMFMCQSSSLDFLASQGFDFNKLIKDGISYMTVPIECKLRENLTERQKTYSKGKDSIKVPDEHKAYVEDICNQVHQFLEEGQLDEMEIDKCNSFVRLLLFQELRARFKDKILVETKILENKNRLLNVKRVKSQDDLKNHDALKKEREWEDFEDAVGFSKVARMISESEKLVVGHNMLLDVMHTLNHFFQPLPAEYTQFKEFTHCMFPHILDTKYMSSLPPFKDKVNSSILKHLLATLSAAPFSLPKVVSDEGRGYSQLHEKHHEAGYDAYVTGLCFLAMHSHLANMRGDDTTRFLSITSPLIKPFLNKVFLSRTAHQDSPFINLAGPEPLPPRDHVFHLAFPREWQRNEITQLFSPFGPITVQFIDDTSAFVALARREQATSVSKALAKHSKITLTSYYKYKKINDTPSSKTATKTAEAANNDCKKTEKTPVRTSALQINATATTPVNKVIIPEKVPRDLSNSVFPITPPRKRTFSTSSGGFEVNELESPTKKLKGASETKKRIDEKIIDRFDSEAKPACVTVFKDDDCWD